In a genomic window of Schistocerca gregaria isolate iqSchGreg1 chromosome 5, iqSchGreg1.2, whole genome shotgun sequence:
- the LOC126272433 gene encoding tRNA wybutosine-synthesizing protein 5-like — translation MVKCKEVPIYTDITPELFINSIWNRREPALLRGINIGECTAKWTTEYLSEKIGPLDVKVHVSQHEKLDFINKNFVYKTLPFNELLERVSGTSKAFFLSPNEYYYLRSLGLDPRGREIADIRKQFPFIAADLKIPHFFKDEAFFSSVLRIGSKNVQLWTHYDVMDNILIQVRGRKRIALFKPSEALGMYLVGDKSRVLDIDNPDASEFPKFSSVLRHECIMESGDIIFIPALWFHNTLALDNGIAVNVFWKHLPEELYDKKDVYGNKDPIPAARAIQMTENATKLLETLPGEYRDFYCRRMIAILENKLCGQEDII, via the exons ATGGTTAAATGCAAAGAAGTTCCTATATATACAGACATTACTCCTGAATTATTTATTAATTCCATATGGAACAGACGTGAACCGGCATTATTACGTGGAATTAACATCGGTGAATGTACCGCTAAATGGACTACTGAATATTTATCGGAGAAAATTGGTCCGCTCGATGTAAAAGTTCATGTCAGCCAACATGAAAAGTTAGatttcataaataaaaacttcgtatACAAAACATTACCTTTCAATGAACTTTTAGAAAGAGTGTCAGGTACAAGTAAGGCTTTCTTTCTGAGTCCGAACGAGTATTATTATTTGAGATCTCTTGGACTTGATCCTAGAGGCCGTGAAATTGCCGATATTCGAAAGCAGTTTCCATTTATTGCTGCTGATCTAAAAATTCCGCATTTCTTTAAAGATGAGGCATTCTTTTCCAGTGTACTTCGgattggttcaaaaaatgttcagttgTGGACACATTATGATGTCATGGATAATATCCTTATACAAGTTCGTGGCCGGAAAAGAATTGCCTTGTTTAAACCATCAGAAGCTTTAGGCATGTACTTGGTGGGTGATAAATCCCGAGTATTGGATATTGACAATCCTGACGCCTCAGAGTTCCCAAAGTTTTCCAGCGTTCTTAGACACGAATGTATTATGGAATCAGGAGATATTATTTTTATTCCAGCACTTTGGTTTCACAATACATTAGCATTAGACAATGGGATTGCAGTAAATGTGTTCTGGAAACATTTGCCAGAAGAACTGTATGATAAGAAAGACGTATATGGAAATAAAGACCCCATTCCTGCAGCAAGG GCTATACAGATGACTGAGAATGCCACAAAATTATTGGAAACATTGCCTGGTGAATATAGGGATTTCTACTGCAGGAGAATGATAGCCATTCTTGAAAACAAACTATGCGGACAGGAAGACATAATATAG